The Natrinema saccharevitans genome includes the window GATCGTCGCTGGCGAGACGACCGGAGGGACCGTGAACCGCTCGAAGCGCGCGAACCACTTCGGGACGGCCGTCGAGAAGCGAATGGCTGAGAAGCGCCGGTTCGACCTCGAGCGGGCGAGCTGGCACGACGCCCGGTTCGGCAACGGGACTCCCGTCGAGATCAAATCGACGATGCACGAACACGCGGACGGCCAGCCCGGCAACCGGAAGGTCTACCGCGAGTACCACGAGAAACTCCTGCGTCACGACGGCTGGTACTGTTTCGCCGTCTACCGGCCCCACGGCCGCTCGGGTTGCACGATCCTCCGGGACAAGATGGTCCGTTCGAGTGATCTCCCGCTACTCCGGTGGCACGGGGGCGGTGATCACCGCGGGACTGAACAAGCGAAGATTTCGATCGACTCGATCTTTTCGGAGAGAGTGTCTAACCGGCACCGTTTGCTTGTTTCTAATTCGGATGGCCAACAGGGCTATTGTCGTCTAACTTGAAGTCACGGACGGCGAGGCACGATTCAGTCGTTCCCGACAGAATCCGCCGACTCCGAGACAAGCGGCACCTCGCCGATGAGATCGTTCCGACGCCAATGGCCACATTGACAGCGATCTCAGAACCCACCGATTGATTCCCACCATCGAAAGGGGGCTCAAACGCTGGCTCCCGCCAGCGTTTCTCGAGGGACTGATTCACTCTGTAGTGACGACGATCTCGTCTTCGATATCGAACGTCATCGCTCGCGTCGACAGCGTCTCGGCGATCTCCCGCCGCTGCTCGAGCGTGAGGTCCTCGCGCTCGAGGACCTCGCGGGCGGCCTGGACGAACGTCGGTACGTCGTCGCAGGCGCTGACGACCGCTTTCGTCTTGTTGCAGTCGTAGAAGTCAACTGCCCGCTCAATCGCGTCCCGTCGGTACGCGTAGTCGCCGTCGGTTCTGATTCGCATGCTCGTACACACGACCCCCGAAATCCTAGTTCGCTCTTGCGTAGCACATTGTTGATGGAGAGCCGTCTTGCGCTTCTGCGGGGAATTGAGCGAGGATAGTATCTGGTCGATAGGCGATCAAACGGCCGGTTTCTGTTCCAACCCTTCTTTGGAGAGTTGTATCAACAATCTCCGACGGAAGAGCGTATGTGCCCGCGCTGTCATTCAAATGCAAGCGAATCGCATGACACCGGCGACCCCCGTTCCGAAACGTGATGAAATCAAAACGGCCGAAGAGGGGTTCCTTTATAAGCGCCGTACCGCCGTCTGCCAAATGTTGCCCGTCACGCAGAATGATGGGCGCTGCAGGATTTGAACCCGCGGCAGCTTGGTCCGAAGCCAAGTACTCTGTCCAGGCTGAGCTAAGCGCCCGCACGAGTTCATTTCCGACGTGTCCATATAAGTCACTCGATTCGAACTAGTTTCGATAGACACCGCCACGCTCGCCGCTCGAGAATTTTCAGTCGGTGACAATCAGCTGCGGGGGTCTTTGTTTTGTAGCTGCAACGGCTACGTGTGTCATGAGCGAGACCGAAGCCCCCGTCCCAGACGAGGTCGAATCCGGCGCGACGCCCCTCGAGTTGCTCTCGGACGACGTGGGGAACTGGACTGCCGTACCGGCCGACGCGAGCGGTGACGATCGGGTGAGTAAATGGCTCGAGGTCGAGGCCGACGTACTCTGTGATCTCGAGGAGTGGCGCTGAGACGCCGGCCGACCGAGACGACGCCTTCTTCGCCGTCGTGGATCATGCAAGCGACGCGCATAGTCGTATCCGAGCGGAGCCGTTCTGGGCCCGGACCGGACCGTTTAACCAGCCCGCATGACCACTCGAGCGTATGACTGTCGGTGAGACGGGTCGCGGGTTGCTCGAGTTGACGCGGCCGGTGAACGTAATCGCGGCGAGCGCCCTGACGTTCATCGGGGCCTTCGTCGCGGGCGGCGTGACCGAGGAGCCGCTCGCGGTCGCTGCGGCGGTCGTGGCCACGGGGCTGGCGGTCGGGGCGGGAAACGCGATCAACGACTACTTCGATCGGGAGATCGACCGGATCAATCAGCCGGAGCGGGCGATCCCCCGGGGTGCGGTGAGTGCTCCCGGGGCGCTCGCCTTTAGCGTCTTCCTCTTCGCCGGCGCAGTCGCGCTTGCGGTGACGCTTCCCCCGGCGGCGATCGGCATCGCGGGCGTCAACCTTCTCGCGTTGGTCGCGTACACCGAGTTCTTCAAGGGGCTGCCCGGCCTCGGGAACGCGCTCGTCGCGTATCTCGTCGGCAGCACGTTCCTTTTTGGGGCCGCGGCGGTCGGCGAGATCGCGCCGGCAGTGATCCTCTTCGTGCTGGCGGCGATCGCCACGCTGACTCGGGAGATCATCAAGGACGTCGAGGACATCGAAGGGGACCGCGAGGAAGGGTTGAACACGCTTCCGATCGCGATCGGGGAGCGGAAGGCATTGATCGTCGCCGCCGTCCTGCTGGTCGTCGCCGTCGTCGCCAGCCCGGTTCCGTTCCTCCGTGGCAACTTCGGCGTCGCGTACCTGCTCGTCGTCGCGCCGGCCGACGCCGTCATGTTACTCGCCGCCTACGAAAGTTTCGCGGACCCGACGACCGGCCAGTCGCGGCTGAAGTACGGGATGTTCCTGGCCGCGTTGGCGTTTATTATCGGTCGAGCAGCCCTCGAGGTCACTCTGTTGGTGTAGGACACGCATCGCACACACGGGGCGACTGATTGGAGCCAGCTCACCCAGCGAGTGGGGACCGAACCGTCGCCCCCTCCTTCGTTCCGCGCTCGGAGACCGTACGAGACGCCAGCTACGTTATCAAAAGTACTATAAGCCGCTTCGCGTATCTTCATACCACACGCCGGCAGTCGGAGTGGGCTGTGGTACCAGCTCGTCGTTACGGCGATGGATGTGAGCATTCCGTATGTATGACCTCGCAGATGTCCTTCCGGACGTCGAAATCGATCCGGGGACGAACGTACTCGTCGCGGGCCCGCCACTGACGGGGAAACGGCGGATCGCCTTCGATATCCTCGCGAGCGGTGCGGCCCGTGGTGACGGCTCGATCGTCGTCACCACCAAAGACAGTGCCGACAAGGTCCTCGAGAGCCTCGACGACCACGTCGGCGAGGGCGTCGAACCGGATATCGGCGTCGTCGACTGTGTCACCAAACAACGGGGTATCGGGACGATCGACGACGACCCGCGGATCAAGTACGCCTCCTCCCCGGTCGACATGACCGGCATCGGGATCAAGCTCTCGGAGTTCCTCCAGGAGTTCTACGAGACCCGCGGGCTGACCCAGAATCGCGTTCTCTTGCACTCGGTGTCGACGCTGCTGATGTACTCCGATCTCCAGACGGTCTTTCGGTTCCTCCACGTCTTCACGGGCCGGATCCAGAGCGCCGACGCCATGGGCGTCTACGTCATCGACTCGACGGCCCACGACGACCAGACCATGAACACGCTCAAACAGCTGTTCGACGCCGTCGTCGAACTCGAGGAGACGGCCGACGACGAGGAGCCCGAGATCCGGACCGCCGGTTTCTCGGGGTAACTGGCTCCAAACACCCGGCTCCGTTCGCGTCCGCTGGGCCCGTTCTTCCGCGACAGTCGCACGACCCGAGTCCGATCGTTCCCTAATCGAGCGACCCGAAACGTTTCAGCGGGGAGCGCATATACTCGGGTCGCATGCCAGTCGACACCGCAGCGGAGATCGAGGAGATTCTGGAGTACGACACCATCGCCGTCGTCGGCTGCTCGAGTACGCCCGGCAAGGCAGCCCACGACGTGCCGAAGTACCTGCTGGATCACGGCTACGACGTGATCCCGGTCAATCCTTACGCCGAGGAAATCTTCGGCCGCGAGGTCTACGACTCGGTAGCCGATGTCGAGAAAGAGATCGACGTCGTCTGTATCTTTCGGCCCAGCGAGGAGGTGGGCGGGATCGTCGACACAGCCCTCGAGCGCGATGACGTCGACGTCATCTGGACCCAGCAGGGGATCCGCGACGACGAGGCAGCGGCCCGCGCGGAGACGGCGGGTCGGGCCGTCGTACAGGACCGGTGTATGAAGGTCCAGCACCGCCGGCTCGTCGCCTGAGCTGGCGACTCAGGAGATTCCTTACGAGGCCGTCGTCGATGCAGTTCGAAGGTCCGCGAGCGCGTCCTCGAGCGTCGTGTGCATGCGGTCGTCGACGACTGACTCGAGGTGTTCGAGTCGGATCCTCGACCAGGGCGGTCGTCGACCGGGACGCGTCGGGATCGCTATCGAACAGGACGACCGGAAGCGTCGCGATGGCGGCGTCTAGCTACGACGTCC containing:
- a CDS encoding DUF7692 domain-containing protein, with product MRIRTDGDYAYRRDAIERAVDFYDCNKTKAVVSACDDVPTFVQAAREVLEREDLTLEQRREIAETLSTRAMTFDIEDEIVVTTE
- a CDS encoding DUF7511 domain-containing protein; the protein is MSETEAPVPDEVESGATPLELLSDDVGNWTAVPADASGDDRVSKWLEVEADVLCDLEEWR
- a CDS encoding geranylgeranylglycerol-phosphate geranylgeranyltransferase; this translates as MTVGETGRGLLELTRPVNVIAASALTFIGAFVAGGVTEEPLAVAAAVVATGLAVGAGNAINDYFDREIDRINQPERAIPRGAVSAPGALAFSVFLFAGAVALAVTLPPAAIGIAGVNLLALVAYTEFFKGLPGLGNALVAYLVGSTFLFGAAAVGEIAPAVILFVLAAIATLTREIIKDVEDIEGDREEGLNTLPIAIGERKALIVAAVLLVVAVVASPVPFLRGNFGVAYLLVVAPADAVMLLAAYESFADPTTGQSRLKYGMFLAALAFIIGRAALEVTLLV
- a CDS encoding RAD55 family ATPase; translation: MYDLADVLPDVEIDPGTNVLVAGPPLTGKRRIAFDILASGAARGDGSIVVTTKDSADKVLESLDDHVGEGVEPDIGVVDCVTKQRGIGTIDDDPRIKYASSPVDMTGIGIKLSEFLQEFYETRGLTQNRVLLHSVSTLLMYSDLQTVFRFLHVFTGRIQSADAMGVYVIDSTAHDDQTMNTLKQLFDAVVELEETADDEEPEIRTAGFSG
- a CDS encoding CoA-binding protein is translated as MPVDTAAEIEEILEYDTIAVVGCSSTPGKAAHDVPKYLLDHGYDVIPVNPYAEEIFGREVYDSVADVEKEIDVVCIFRPSEEVGGIVDTALERDDVDVIWTQQGIRDDEAAARAETAGRAVVQDRCMKVQHRRLVA